A genomic region of Rhipicephalus sanguineus isolate Rsan-2018 chromosome 3, BIME_Rsan_1.4, whole genome shotgun sequence contains the following coding sequences:
- the LOC125757921 gene encoding oviduct-specific glycoprotein-like gives MHSSSQCSRSRHRRPQPNPSTRDRGKARQHKPTPPTRTRLHHDAHGNAHECCEQPCNYDVRNEFPCCRQPASQCSNAGPFQTCSSETYSDPCVHEVCAPSPHQRAAVLDGAPLVAAPNGPVPVLVSAAPVDLPGSGTLFCVVVFLAAMFVAAVVVQVYLMHVKSYHDSFLARFHDYEGADSRQHRTHTYAERAESTGATRPTVPWKVNPRSGSRPHDSSSRRPHAHWNTTRSSQTDGDRSFFGGSKPTAPPPPQLLRDYPLLLPRDYQGESKAICMFHATGAGRRRNGIHYKPWNFPYHLCTHVVYCCAGVSDDLEVISRHVDIDVTQGFFASFAAMKIKNPYLRVYIGIGSDDKDRTAFAKIVASVGMRQQFAQNAVTWMRRAQYDGLVLYWRYPFMEQKAKLVDTMRYLRQALHGMSLTVGIVVPLDEMLRERFNVSELSKSLDDYTIIIDPIDTQGPSYDSTFVPFRDGTVRMYAGVFMSTLRSSGAGGDKTSDGRFQLCYMFTVNAVSFTLERADQTEINAPTVGPGEPGPSTETPGSLSYDEVCSQKWDTTRRVNYGIVSTRGNQWVVYQNRSSLYELLKALGYVTGPAKCFGIWDPFWDDFAGACGEGPYPLTRAIFAKVVGHKIPFQKKPNRWNLRWFATMHSTTTATTTTTTTTTTTTTTTTTTTTTTTVAAAHAEPISSTALSRTCRCRGAFSKQLDGDFVNASSTVVRSSTACKKAAAATAAPSVLGTSQTPATSGLSWP, from the exons ATGCACAGCTCATCACAGTGCAGCAGGTCACGACATAGAAGACCGCAGCCGAACCCATCGACCAGGGATCGAGGAAAGGCGAGGCAGCATAAGCCCACTCCTCCAACCAGGACTCGGCTTCACCACGATGCACACGGCAACGCGCACGAGTGCTGCGAGCAGCCCTGCAATTATGACGTCCGCAACGAGTTTCCCTGTTGCCGTCAACCAGCGTCGCAGTGTTCGAACGCCGGTCCTTTTCAGACTTGCAGCTCGGAGACGTACAGCGACCCGTGCGTGCACGAAGTTTGTGCACCGTCGCCCCATCAACGTGCGGCAGTTCTGGATGGTGCACCACTGGTAGCCGCTCCCAACGGTCCCGTCCCCGTCCTTGTAAGCGCTGCGCCAGTTGACCTGCCTGGCTCCGGCACTCTTTTCtgcgtcgtcgtctttcttgccGCGATGTTCGTCGCAGCCGTAGTAGTCCAGGTATACCTCATGCACGTCAAATCCTATCATGACTCCTTCCTGGCTAGATTTCACGACTACGAAGGAGCCGACTCTCGGCAGCATCGGACGCACACTTATGCTGAGCGCGCAGAGAGCACCGGGGCGACCAGGCCGACTGTTCCCTGGAAGGTGAATCCTCGATCGGGCTCGAGGCCACACGACTCTTCCTCACGTCGTCCCCACGCTCACTGGAACACCACCAGAAGCAGTCAGACGGACGGCGATAGATCGTTCTTTGGAGGAAGCAAGCCAACAGCGCCGCCTCCGCCCCAGCTTCTTCGCGATTACCCGCTGCTGCTTCCTCGCGACTACCAGGGCGAAAGCAAGGCGATTTGCATGTTCCACGCCACAGGAGCGGGTCGAAGGCGCAACGGCATTCACTACAAGCCCTGGAATTTCCCTTACCACCTCTGCACGCACGTCGTCTACTGCTGCGCTGGCGTCTCGGACGACTTGGAAGTGATCTCGCGCCACGTCGACATCGATGTAACGCAGGGTTTCTTCGCGTCTTTCGCAGCCATGAAAATTAAAAACCCCTACCTGCGCGTGTACATCGGCATCGGCAGCGACGATAAGGACCGCACGGCATTCGCCAAGATTGTTGCCAGCGTCGGAATGCGGCAGCAGTTTGCCCAGAACGCGGTGACATGGATGCGCCGTGCGCAGTACGACGGCTTGGTCCTGTACTGGAGATACCCTTTCATGGAGCAGAAGGCGAAGCTCGTGGACACCATGCGTTACCTGCGACAGGCGCTTCATGGCATGAGCCTGACTGTGGGCATCGTGGTACCGCTGGACGAGATGCTTCGCGAACGCTTCAACGTGTCCGAGTTGTCCAAGTCACTGGACGACTACACCATCATAATCGATCCCATCGACACCCAGGGACCCTCGTACGACTCGACCTTCGTCCCTTTCAGGGACGGCACTGTGCGCATGTACGCCGGCGTCTTTATGAGCACGCTTCGAAGCAGCGGCGCTGGCGGAGACAAGACGAGCGACGGTCGCTTCCAGCTGTGTTACATGTTTACGGTGAACGCCGTCTCGTTTACGCTGGAACGGGCTGACCAGACCGAGATCAATGCCCCTACCGTGGGCCCAGGGGAACCAGGCCCGAGCACCGAGACTCCGGGTTCCCTTTCGTACGACGAGGTCTGTTCCCAAAAGTGGGATACCACGCGCCGTGTCAACTATGGCATCGTCTCGACGCGCGGCAACCAGTGGGTGGTGTACCAGAACCGGAGCTCATTGTACGAACTTCTTAAGGCGTTAGGGTACGTCACCGGCCCCGCCAAGTGTTTCGGCATCTGGGACCCATTCTGGGACGACTTCGCGGGAGCTTGCGGGGAGGGCCCCTACCCACTGACGCGCGCCATCTTCGCGAAAGTCGTGGGGCACAAGATACCCTTCCAGAAGAAGCCAAATCGCTGGAACTT ACGATGGTTTGCTACAATGCActcaactactacagctactactactactactactactactactactactactactactactactactactactactactactactgttgctgct GCTCATGCAGAACCCATCTCCTCAACGGCGCTCTCGCGTACCTGCCGGTGTCGAGGAGCGTTCAGCAAACAGCTTGACGGCGACTTCGTGAACGCGTCAAGCACCGTCGTTCGTTCATCGACCGCGTGCAAGAAAgcagcggcggcgacggcggcgccaAGCGTACTCGGGACGTCGCAGACTCCCGCGACGTCTGGCCTCTCGTGGCCATGA